One part of the Corallococcus caeni genome encodes these proteins:
- a CDS encoding helix-turn-helix domain-containing protein translates to MLTVREVAEELAVCRATVYALLERGELERVWVGGSIRISAASLEALLARGRR, encoded by the coding sequence ATGCTCACGGTTCGCGAGGTGGCGGAGGAGTTGGCCGTTTGCCGGGCCACCGTCTACGCGCTCCTTGAACGCGGGGAACTGGAGCGGGTGTGGGTTGGGGGCTCTATCCGCATCTCGGCCGCGTCGCTGGAGGCGCTCCTTGCCCGAGGGCGGCGCTGA
- a CDS encoding DUF3857 domain-containing protein, which yields MTTLLFAAATDPGLLPGNLIWILLLLFGLFKHREALREASTNRKAIYSLVVVEIAALVMLVSSLITPVLDFPFRAVLVPLVTFVLLLLGLFLAVTSLLELRSDKERRLKGRTHAGWAVALSVLLLGGMGFGFFNALSRRDEIPADFRAEKPDEGIRDEEFNFAFQHPGSPWITMNAPRLNKLAKFAMARGGKAQMFFIIIPEKSADGEAPGGEDSTELIADVVAANLESGLGAVEKLSREPHAVGALKGIRMRTRAHHKQMPLTYVQWVYSHEGYAYQLMAWGSTKDEKELFEEADRLFSRFSMVDPQRKSAPAAAASPLTGQSTEYGYSVELDGRLWERPNNLATEFPEADFGAVGDNTSMLVVPIWLFGEEPSPDALAHGLLNVLAVDSDEATVRNAREITSDKLSGRAFTYETQNEEGAVDEYELRVFRDGDMAYLLAGWWAKNQPTLGTRVRSALDAVKLSAPSTAPRSAAVGKASATTHAKVFDSIARYYSDRDDFASALPWFKRAFELEPGEPMLLVNAVAAYSGAGRYEEGLTLINAHAKRFRGELRLESWRAYLLVRSGREAEGFQAYASVFPSRLTNESHLRRYLSLLEEKGRVAQALQVIQQYRKRADSTGATLMHADILRRKGAPAQAAALLGQRQKREGYTLEVSEALVDTWLEARKPKLALEVAEQMVSRSAQSSRSYQVRARAEYALKRYAEAKSSLEKALELEPSSADTRQFLEHVSGTLGQGVNSVLKTPIEEVALPAELLARSDKPAKAPGHNGQYLLRATAISFVKGKELRTTDLRRVQVHNAAGVERFNTFEFELNPLSEEIFVNRVEVRDERGRVVARGKVEDCYVSDKASAQQGTQRRTLVVPVPGLKPGHTVDVVVTRRDLTPPRAMRFLEHDFFASIPTSHAVLYVRGDVDAMQWRASPGLKPLQTPDAWTFVVEQPALYREEGMQPDYQEYLPMAWLAPVGTTWEAEGTDYLKSIAAQLAPVATVKALAAKEGGTSKDEATRAAALARWVQKSLTYRGILFGARARIPHAVDEILGNRTGDCKDHSLLLHQLLGAAGIASQLALVRTGGPVVADTPSLDQFDHMVVYLPTVGGGTFVDVTNKSIAPMNSAEIGLGGREALVLDGTKSRLVRIPEPSQSQVRAERHVRLQGTTLHVKEQVTLTGGLASALRYYLSSEEPSERAELMASVMGGTRAGVSVTTLEAPDLEEPERPLALNIEYVMRGRFASAGGGIVGQLPSPWEHNFLSLRETERRDSPFEMRAPLVIESVTHFEVPSGQDLTAQDLKERSGTTDYAEWKLASRLADGVLTQDFRIQRAKGRYEASRYTAYKDAVQAALGALEQRVSLRGPTSAAVQE from the coding sequence ATGACTACCCTGCTCTTCGCCGCGGCGACGGACCCTGGCCTGCTCCCCGGCAATCTGATCTGGATCCTTCTCCTTCTCTTCGGCCTCTTCAAACACCGCGAGGCACTTCGAGAAGCCTCCACGAACCGCAAGGCGATCTATTCGCTGGTGGTCGTGGAGATCGCCGCGCTGGTGATGCTCGTCTCAAGCTTGATCACGCCCGTGCTCGACTTCCCTTTCCGGGCCGTCCTGGTGCCCCTGGTCACGTTCGTCCTCTTGCTGCTGGGACTGTTCCTCGCCGTCACCAGCCTGCTGGAGCTCCGCTCCGACAAGGAACGGCGGCTGAAGGGACGCACGCACGCGGGGTGGGCCGTCGCGCTCTCGGTCCTCCTCCTCGGCGGCATGGGGTTTGGCTTCTTCAACGCCCTCTCACGGCGGGATGAAATCCCCGCGGATTTCCGGGCGGAGAAGCCCGACGAAGGCATCCGTGACGAGGAGTTCAACTTTGCCTTCCAGCATCCAGGCAGCCCCTGGATAACGATGAACGCCCCACGGCTCAACAAGCTTGCGAAGTTCGCCATGGCGCGCGGTGGCAAGGCCCAGATGTTCTTCATCATCATCCCGGAGAAGTCCGCGGACGGAGAAGCCCCTGGCGGTGAGGACAGCACCGAGCTGATCGCTGACGTGGTGGCCGCCAACCTCGAGAGCGGCCTGGGCGCGGTCGAAAAACTGTCGCGCGAACCCCATGCCGTCGGTGCGCTCAAGGGCATCCGCATGCGCACCCGCGCCCATCACAAGCAGATGCCGCTGACGTACGTGCAGTGGGTCTACTCGCACGAAGGATACGCCTATCAACTCATGGCGTGGGGCAGCACGAAGGACGAGAAGGAGCTCTTCGAGGAGGCGGACCGCCTGTTCTCGCGCTTCTCCATGGTGGATCCCCAGCGCAAGTCCGCCCCCGCCGCGGCCGCAAGCCCCCTGACGGGACAGTCCACGGAGTATGGCTACTCCGTCGAATTGGACGGGCGGCTCTGGGAACGGCCCAACAACCTCGCGACGGAGTTTCCCGAAGCGGACTTCGGCGCGGTTGGAGACAACACCAGCATGCTCGTCGTCCCCATCTGGCTCTTCGGGGAGGAGCCCTCTCCGGACGCCCTGGCCCACGGCCTGCTGAACGTCCTCGCCGTCGACTCTGACGAAGCCACGGTCCGCAATGCCCGCGAGATCACCTCGGACAAGCTCTCGGGCCGGGCCTTCACCTACGAGACCCAGAACGAAGAGGGAGCGGTCGACGAGTACGAGCTGCGCGTGTTCCGGGATGGGGACATGGCGTACCTGCTCGCCGGATGGTGGGCCAAGAACCAGCCCACGCTGGGCACCCGGGTCCGCTCGGCGCTGGATGCCGTCAAGCTCAGCGCCCCTTCGACGGCGCCCCGCTCCGCGGCGGTGGGCAAGGCCTCCGCGACCACTCACGCGAAGGTCTTCGACAGCATCGCGCGGTACTACTCGGACCGGGATGACTTCGCCTCGGCCCTGCCCTGGTTCAAGCGCGCCTTCGAACTGGAGCCCGGAGAGCCGATGCTGCTCGTCAACGCCGTGGCCGCGTACAGCGGCGCAGGGCGGTACGAGGAGGGGCTTACGCTCATCAACGCCCACGCGAAACGGTTCCGGGGGGAGCTGCGGCTGGAGTCCTGGCGGGCCTACCTGCTCGTGCGCAGCGGCCGCGAGGCCGAGGGGTTCCAGGCCTACGCCTCGGTTTTTCCATCCCGCCTCACCAACGAGTCCCACCTGCGTCGGTATCTCTCGCTGCTCGAGGAGAAGGGCCGCGTCGCGCAGGCGCTCCAGGTCATCCAGCAGTACCGGAAGCGAGCCGACTCGACGGGCGCCACGCTCATGCACGCGGACATCCTGCGGCGCAAGGGCGCCCCCGCGCAGGCCGCCGCCCTCCTGGGTCAGCGGCAGAAGCGCGAGGGCTACACGCTGGAGGTCTCCGAAGCCCTGGTGGACACGTGGTTGGAGGCCAGGAAGCCCAAGCTCGCCCTGGAGGTCGCCGAGCAGATGGTGAGCAGGTCGGCGCAGTCCTCCAGGAGCTACCAGGTCCGGGCCCGCGCCGAGTACGCGCTCAAGCGCTATGCGGAGGCCAAGTCCTCCCTGGAGAAGGCGCTCGAGCTGGAGCCCTCCTCCGCGGACACGCGCCAGTTTCTGGAGCATGTGTCCGGCACGCTGGGCCAGGGGGTGAACTCCGTGCTCAAGACGCCCATCGAGGAGGTCGCGCTGCCAGCGGAGCTGCTGGCCCGGAGTGACAAGCCCGCCAAGGCGCCGGGCCACAATGGCCAGTACCTCCTGCGGGCCACCGCCATCTCCTTCGTGAAGGGAAAGGAGCTGCGCACCACCGACCTGCGCCGGGTCCAGGTGCACAACGCGGCGGGCGTGGAGCGCTTCAACACCTTCGAGTTCGAGCTCAACCCGCTGTCCGAGGAGATCTTCGTCAACCGGGTGGAAGTCCGGGATGAGCGGGGCCGCGTGGTGGCCAGGGGCAAGGTGGAGGACTGCTACGTCTCCGACAAGGCCTCCGCGCAGCAGGGCACCCAGCGCCGCACCCTGGTGGTGCCCGTGCCGGGCCTGAAGCCCGGGCACACCGTCGACGTGGTGGTCACCCGGCGCGACCTCACGCCGCCGCGGGCCATGCGCTTCCTCGAACATGACTTCTTCGCGAGCATCCCCACGTCACACGCCGTGCTCTACGTCCGCGGCGACGTGGACGCGATGCAGTGGCGAGCCTCGCCCGGCCTCAAGCCCCTCCAGACGCCCGATGCATGGACCTTTGTCGTCGAGCAGCCCGCCCTCTACCGCGAGGAGGGCATGCAGCCCGACTACCAGGAGTACCTGCCCATGGCGTGGCTCGCCCCCGTCGGCACGACGTGGGAGGCCGAGGGGACCGACTACCTGAAGTCCATCGCCGCGCAGCTCGCGCCCGTGGCCACCGTGAAGGCGCTGGCCGCCAAGGAGGGGGGTACGTCCAAGGATGAGGCGACGCGTGCCGCCGCGCTGGCCCGCTGGGTCCAGAAGAGCCTGACGTACCGGGGCATCCTCTTCGGCGCCCGGGCCCGCATTCCGCACGCCGTGGACGAAATCCTCGGCAACCGCACCGGCGACTGCAAGGACCACTCGCTCCTCTTGCACCAGCTGCTCGGCGCCGCCGGGATTGCCTCGCAGCTGGCGCTCGTGCGGACGGGCGGCCCCGTCGTCGCGGACACGCCCTCGTTGGACCAGTTCGACCACATGGTCGTCTACCTGCCGACGGTGGGCGGGGGCACCTTCGTGGACGTGACGAACAAATCCATCGCGCCCATGAACAGCGCGGAGATTGGATTGGGCGGCCGGGAGGCGTTGGTGCTGGATGGCACGAAGTCCCGGCTCGTGCGCATTCCCGAGCCCTCCCAGAGCCAGGTCCGCGCCGAACGCCATGTCCGCCTCCAGGGGACGACGCTGCACGTGAAGGAGCAGGTGACGCTGACGGGAGGCCTTGCCTCCGCCCTGCGCTACTACCTCTCCAGCGAAGAGCCCTCCGAGCGCGCGGAGCTGATGGCCTCCGTGATGGGAGGCACCCGGGCGGGCGTGAGCGTCACCACCCTGGAGGCCCCCGACCTGGAGGAGCCCGAGCGCCCGCTGGCCTTGAACATCGAATATGTCATGCGCGGCCGCTTCGCCTCCGCGGGCGGCGGCATCGTGGGGCAACTGCCCTCGCCCTGGGAGCACAACTTCCTCAGCCTCCGGGAGACGGAGCGACGCGACTCTCCCTTTGAAATGAGGGCGCCCCTCGTCATCGAGAGCGTGACCCATTTCGAGGTGCCCTCGGGCCAGGACCTCACGGCGCAGGACCTGAAGGAGCGCTCCGGCACCACGGACTACGCGGAGTGGAAGCTGGCGTCCCGGCTGGCGGATGGCGTGCTCACGCAGGACTTCCGCATCCAGCGGGCGAAGGGGCGCTACGAAGCCTCCAGGTACACGGCGTACAAGGACGCCGTGCAGGCCGCGCTCGGGGCCCTGGAGCAACGCGTGTCCCTGCGTGGGCCTACGTCCGCGGCCGTCCAGGAGTAG